From a region of the Candidatus Caldatribacterium sp. genome:
- the nusG gene encoding transcription termination/antitermination protein NusG, whose product MQPRWYVIHTLAGSEHKVKANLERRIASMGMQDQIFRVVVPMEETIEVRRGKKRFTKRKIFPGYVMVEMIMNDRSWYVVRNTPGVTGFVGSGMRPEPLSDEEVKVILRQTGIEKKPRLDIEKGEVVKVIAGPFLNYTGTVESVDHERGKVTVLLSIFGRETPVELEFSDVEKL is encoded by the coding sequence ATGCAACCACGTTGGTACGTTATCCATACTCTGGCGGGGAGCGAGCATAAAGTCAAGGCGAACCTCGAGCGCCGCATCGCCTCCATGGGGATGCAGGACCAGATTTTCCGGGTAGTGGTCCCGATGGAGGAGACCATCGAGGTCCGACGGGGGAAGAAGCGCTTCACAAAGCGCAAAATCTTCCCGGGGTACGTCATGGTCGAGATGATCATGAACGACCGCTCCTGGTACGTTGTGCGGAATACCCCGGGTGTCACGGGATTCGTGGGCTCTGGGATGCGGCCGGAACCTTTGAGCGATGAGGAAGTGAAAGTCATTCTCCGCCAGACCGGTATCGAGAAGAAACCACGTCTTGACATCGAGAAGGGGGAAGTCGTTAAAGTCATTGCGGGACCCTTCCTCAACTACACCGGGACGGTTGAGAGTGTGGACCACGAGAGAGGCAAGGTTACGGTCCTTCTCTCCATCTTTGGTCGGGAGACCCCGGTGGAGCTTGAGTTCTCCGATGTTGAAAAACTCTGA